The Acidobacteriota bacterium genome contains a region encoding:
- a CDS encoding glycosyltransferase family 1 protein, with protein sequence MSYTIGIDARKVQDFGIGTYIRQLIYGLAEIDSENQYVLLTRTAEGRDSLSGLPENFRLVQERSPVYSLREMVTLSWRLFRLDLDLFHATHYTLPAVVPSKVVVTIHDIIHLLYPEFLPSRLAFFYAQRMIRRSLSRGDAIIAGSRNTRADLISYFDMSGDKIEVVYYGVDEVYRNHLAEDELALALRSLEIERPYVLFVGNASKKHKNLDNVIQAYARARQLHDFDAPLVCVGDRSGAEFKLRQRAEQLGIADRVHLLGHVASEALPAIYQGATLFVYPTLYEGFGLPVVEAMASGVAVITSNTSALKEVAEGYGHLVDPLDVEAMARAIARCMEDEDHRNALAKLGRRRADDFHWRRTAERTLGIYQRVIEQGKGRRGSRRGSNGNGIKGADKG encoded by the coding sequence TTGTCCTACACCATCGGCATCGACGCCCGGAAAGTCCAGGACTTCGGCATCGGCACCTACATCCGGCAGTTGATCTACGGCCTGGCGGAGATCGACTCGGAGAACCAATACGTCCTGCTGACCCGCACCGCCGAGGGGCGGGACAGCCTGTCCGGTCTGCCGGAGAATTTTCGCCTGGTGCAGGAGCGCTCGCCGGTCTATTCCCTGCGCGAGATGGTCACCCTGTCGTGGCGCCTCTTCCGCCTCGATCTCGACCTCTTCCACGCCACCCACTACACCCTGCCGGCGGTGGTGCCCTCGAAGGTAGTGGTGACGATCCACGACATCATCCACTTGCTCTATCCGGAGTTTCTGCCCAGCCGGCTGGCCTTTTTCTACGCCCAGCGCATGATCCGCCGCTCGCTGTCCCGCGGCGACGCGATCATCGCCGGTTCGCGCAACACCCGCGCGGACCTGATCAGCTACTTCGATATGAGCGGAGACAAGATCGAGGTGGTCTATTACGGGGTGGATGAGGTGTACCGCAACCACCTCGCCGAAGACGAGCTGGCGCTGGCGCTGCGCAGCCTGGAGATCGAGCGGCCCTATGTCCTGTTTGTCGGCAATGCCAGCAAGAAGCACAAAAACCTCGACAACGTGATCCAGGCCTATGCCCGGGCGCGCCAACTCCATGACTTCGACGCCCCGCTGGTGTGCGTGGGCGACCGCAGCGGCGCCGAGTTCAAGCTGCGCCAGCGGGCCGAACAGCTCGGTATTGCGGATCGTGTGCATCTGCTGGGGCACGTCGCCTCGGAGGCCCTGCCGGCGATCTACCAGGGCGCCACGCTGTTCGTCTACCCCACCCTGTACGAGGGCTTCGGCCTGCCGGTGGTCGAGGCCATGGCCTCCGGCGTGGCGGTGATCACTTCGAACACCTCGGCGCTCAAGGAGGTCGCCGAGGGTTACGGCCATCTGGTCGATCCCCTCGACGTCGAGGCGATGGCCCGGGCCATCGCCCGCTGCATGGAAGATGAGGACCACCGCAACGCCCTCGCTAAACTCGGCCGGCGGCGCGCCGACGACTTCCACTGGCGTCGCACCGCCGAACGCACCTTGGGGATCTACCAGCGCGTGATCGAACAAGGCAAGGGCCGGCGGGGGTCGCGCCGCGGCTCGAACGGCAACGGCATCAAGGGTGCGGACAAAGGATGA
- a CDS encoding glycosyltransferase, with protein MSAGGAPPQPRVALVHDWLTGMRGGEKVLEAIASLHPDAPLYTLFHFPGSVSEALESHPIRTSFLQRAWGLEKHYRRYLPLFPAAIEDFDFSGYDLILSTSHCVAKGVIPGPDTLHVCYCHTPMRYAWDQEHAYFPGRRGLVPRLRGMALSRLRAWDVASAPRVDRFLANSHFVARRIERFYGRSAEVLHPPVDVDFFRPAEGEAPAGEDYALVVTALAPYKRVEMAIVACRRLDLPLRIVGAGPELSRLQRQAGNARVRFLGRLTGEALREQLRGARCLVQPGIEDFGIAPVEALACGTPVVALGRGGVLDIVEHGVHGWLVDHLDDPDELAAAIDKIPRMGFNIRDLRARAEAFSAARFLDRFVSIVETVRSSRGEPTR; from the coding sequence ATGAGTGCCGGCGGAGCCCCTCCCCAGCCGCGAGTCGCGCTGGTCCACGACTGGCTCACCGGCATGCGGGGCGGCGAAAAGGTGCTGGAGGCCATCGCCTCGCTCCATCCGGATGCCCCCCTTTACACCCTGTTCCACTTCCCCGGCAGCGTCTCCGAAGCCCTCGAATCGCACCCCATCCGCACCAGTTTCCTGCAACGCGCCTGGGGCCTCGAAAAACACTACCGGCGCTATCTGCCGCTCTTCCCGGCGGCGATCGAGGATTTCGATTTCAGCGGCTACGACCTCATCCTGTCCACCAGCCACTGCGTCGCCAAAGGGGTGATCCCGGGGCCGGACACCCTGCACGTCTGCTACTGCCACACCCCCATGCGCTACGCCTGGGATCAAGAGCACGCCTACTTTCCAGGCCGCCGCGGACTGGTACCTCGGCTGCGCGGGATGGCCCTGTCGCGACTGCGCGCCTGGGACGTCGCCTCGGCCCCACGGGTGGATCGGTTCCTGGCCAACTCTCACTTCGTCGCCCGGCGCATCGAACGCTTCTACGGCCGCTCGGCGGAAGTTCTTCATCCGCCGGTGGACGTCGACTTCTTCCGGCCGGCGGAAGGGGAAGCGCCGGCCGGTGAGGACTACGCCTTGGTGGTGACGGCCCTGGCTCCGTACAAACGGGTGGAGATGGCGATTGTCGCCTGTCGACGACTCGACCTGCCGCTGCGCATCGTCGGCGCCGGCCCGGAACTCTCTCGCCTCCAGCGGCAGGCGGGCAACGCTCGCGTCCGGTTCCTCGGGCGCCTCACCGGCGAGGCCCTGCGGGAGCAGCTCCGGGGAGCCCGCTGCCTGGTGCAGCCGGGGATCGAGGACTTCGGCATCGCGCCGGTGGAGGCCCTCGCCTGCGGCACCCCGGTGGTCGCCCTGGGGCGCGGCGGGGTCCTCGACATCGTCGAACACGGGGTCCACGGTTGGTTGGTAGACCACCTGGACGATCCCGACGAATTGGCGGCGGCGATTGACAAGATCCCCCGGATGGGCTTCAATATTCGGGACCTCCGCGCCCGGGCGGAGGCTTTCTCTGCTGCTCGTTTCTTGGATCGTTTCGTCTCGATCGTCGAGACCGTTCGCTCATCCCGGGGGGAGCCAACTCGTTGA